Proteins from a single region of Trichoderma asperellum chromosome 3, complete sequence:
- a CDS encoding uncharacterized protein (EggNog:ENOG41), whose translation MSAQDLEGIKEALLAELGRSRQDELPLSNQAKRPTYLPGRSGTSHIPQARKEKLESKWGVKIVDEESQQMEGLELGNARPWATLTSHYMASHAAESAPPRFRKETKPARTFAVPKPPSSIRSSGSISKVPVPTLPPASNRKVPANQNTQANRGTTARSSSKMPAAPPGSKVQNATVKPSNRLSSQAEPKPNPSTPLQVQEHILSLGDCEIINESDSSSSEIKFMLKVQLQKNKGLLAMQLPDKGISVHDVLTLGAPVIQGPFCLISNAQRERLYKLKFRTSAAAEGFQYLLKSLQQSALLFRETGLVSPKQTPTPTASKGPTASKTPTASKTPTANKIPTVNKTPTTTKTPTINETPAANKTPPANKTPTANKMPTANKEIAASYLNTPSKTQSQVAQTVPIGANDSEKTPLQTPTSIEASLQRDTQESLAGESLVDTEDGFCSNPALTIEAAADHMQGLVQQILSEITAAGIKVPENGIDEIESTAISNWMDQGFMKTETQSDELKEELAELLRLLVRIKRKVQFRHGSNHVNPVAISSETLQDLQEIVEKPSKRIKYTPTDIKELKAQAVSRQDKIKASGLYEIQKGSPPKKKKVQSIAKQKDQVISSSHPRAAGGLATSRWASTSEISVTSAKLEAVKERAAIPPKAATAAAAPMSLKSNPKGLSSSRWADKPVENEGKFAGF comes from the exons ATGTCAGCCCAGGATCTTGAGGGCATCAAAGAGGCTCTTCTA GCTGAGCTCGGCAGAAGCAGGCAAGATGAACTTCCACTCAGCAACCAAGCTAAGCGGCCAACATATCTACCTGGAAGGTCTGGAACTAGCCATATTCCACAAGCTCGGaaagagaagctggagagcaaGTGGGGAG TCAAAATTGTGGACGAAGAGAGTCAGCAAATGGAaggccttgagcttggcaaTGCTCGTCCTTGGGCTACATTAACAAGCCATTATATGGCAAGCCATGCGGCTGAGTC AGCACCACCTCGATTCCGAAAGGAGACAAAGCCTGCCAGGACTTTTGCCGTCCCCAAGCCACCTTCATCCATCAGGTCCTCAGGGAGCATTAGCAAAGTTCCTGTGCCAACTTTGCCCCCTGCTTCAAACAGGAAGGTGCCCGCTAATCAGAACACGCAAGCCAACCGAGGAACGACGGCGAGAAGTAGCTCAAagatgccagcagcaccacccGGCTCTAAAGTCCAAAACGCAACAGTTAAGCCATCTAATAGGCTCTCCAGCCAAGCAGAGCCCAAGCCAAATCCTTCTACACCGCTTCAAGTCCAAGAGCACATATTGTCTCTAGGCGACTGCGAAATTATCAATGAGTCGGATAGTTCCTCGTCTGAGATCAAATTCATGTTGAAAGTGCAACTTCAAAAGAACAAAGGTTTGCTGGCGATGCAGTTGCCAGACAAGGGTATATCGGTTCATGATGTCCTGACTCTTGGCGCCCCGGTGATACAAGGCCCATTCTGCCTAATCTCTAATGCTCAGCGAGAGCGCCTTTACAAGTTGAAATTTCGaacttctgctgctgcagaaggaTTCCAATACTTACTAAAAAGTCTTCAGCAATCGGCTCTACTCTTCAGAGAAACTGGTCTTGTTTCTCCGAAGCAAACTCCAACACCGACTGCTAGTAAGGGGCCTACTGCTAGCAAGACGCCTACTGCCAGCAAGACGCCTACCGCCAACAAGATACCCACCGTTAACAAGACGCCTACTACCACCAAGACGCCTACTATCAACGAGACACCTGCTGCTAACAAGACACCTCCTGCTAACAAGACGCCAACTGCTAACAAGATGCCTACTGCTAACAAAGAGATTGCGGCTAGTTATCTAAATACGCCATCGAAAACTCAGTCTCAAGTAGCTCAAACAGTTCCGATAGGGGCTAATGATAGCGAGAAGACTCCCTTACAAACACCAACTTCCATCGAGGCATCCTTGCAGCGAGACACTCAAGAAAGCCTAGCCGGAGAGAGCCTAGTTGACACAGAGGATGGCTTTTGTTCCAATCCAGCACTCACCATcgaggctgctgcagatCACATGCAAGGCTTAGTTCAGCAAATACTGTCTGAAATCACGGCAGCCGGTATCAAAGTTCCTGAAAACGGTATTGACGAAATCGAATCAACGGCAATCTCTAACTGGATGGATCAAGGCTTCATGAAGACAGAGACACAGTCTGATGAGCTAAAGGAAGAACTTGCTGAACTTCTCCGACTGTTGGTTCGTATCAAAAGAAAGGTACAGTTCAGGCACGGGAGCAACCATGTAAACCCCGTGGCTATCTCAAGTGAAACGCTTCAAGATCTCCAGGAGATTGTCGAAAAGCCGAGCAAGAGGATCAAGTACACCCCTACCGATATTAAGGAGTTGAAAGCGCAGGCCGTGTCGCGCCAAGATAAGATCAAGGCTTCGGGCTTATATGAGATCCAAAAAGGTTCGCctcccaaaaagaaaaaggttcAAAGCATagccaaacaaaaagatCAGGTAATCTCTAGTTCTCATCCGAGGGCAGCCGGAGGACTTGCGACATCTCGATGGGCTTCTACAAGCG AAATATCGGTCACAAGTGCAAAGCTAGAGGCTGTCAAGGAGCGGGCTGCCATACCTCCGAAAGCTgcaacggcggcggctgctccTATGAGCCTGAAATCGAACCCCAAAGGCCTAAGCTCCTCTCGGTGGGCGGACAAGCCCGTTGAGAATGAGGGCAAGTTTGCTGGTTTCTGA
- a CDS encoding uncharacterized protein (MEROPS:MER0001728) has protein sequence MAAQIPTEALKELKVADGTQPAGQAGNAANGQAEDAHDGEDSEDDAEDATPAPGAAKKKKKRKPKKKKKNPTSQTEPPRVMVSQLFPNKNFPKGEEVEYKDENNYRTTNEEKRHLDNLNSEFLADYREAAEIHRQVRQYAQKVIKPGQSLTEIAETIEDSVRALTGHSGLEEGDALKAGMGFPCGLSLNHCAAHYTPNAGNKMVLQQNDVMKVDFGVHVNGKIVDSAFTMAFEPKYDPLLAAVRAATNAGIREAGIDARVGEIGGVIQEVMESYEVEIDGTTYPVKSIRNLTGHTILPYSIHGTKAVPIVKSNDQTKMEEGDVFAIETFGSTGNGYVRDDGEVSHYAKVGDVSHVDLRLSSAKSLLNVINKNFGTLPFCRRYLDRLGQEKYLLGLNSLVQNDIVEAYPPLVDKKGSYTAQYEHTILIRPTVKEVISRGDDY, from the exons ATGGCAGCCCAAATTCCCACTGAAGCTCTCAAGGAGCTGAAAG TGGCCGACGGTACCCAGCCGGCTGGCCAGGCTGGTAACGCGGCCAACGGCCAAGCCGAAGATGCACACGACGGCGAAGATTCCGAGGACGACGCTGAGGACGCCACTCCTGCGCCCGGcgcggccaagaagaagaagaagagaaagcccaagaagaagaagaagaaccccACCAGCCAGACCGAGCCCCCTCGTGTCATGGTCAGCCAGCTGTTCCCCAACAAGAACTTCCCCAAGGGCGAGGAAGTCGAGTACAAGGACGAGAACAACTACCGAACCACCAACGAGGAGAAGCGCCACCTGGACAACCTCAACAGCGAGTTCTTGGCCGACTAccgagaggctgctgagatcCACCGACAGGTGCGACAGTATGCGCAAAAGGTCATCAAGCCCGGCCAGAGCCTGACCGAGATTGCCGAGACCATCGAGGACAGCGTCCGCGCACTGACGGGCCACTCCGgcctggaggagggagatgCCCTGAAGGCCGGCATGGGTTTCCCCTGCGGTCTGTCCTTGAACCACTGCGCGGCTCACTACACCCCCAACGCGGGCAACAAGATGGTGCTCCAGCAGAACGACGTCATGAAGGTGGATTTTGGCGTCCACGTCAACGGAAAGATTGTCGACTCTGCCTTTACAATGGCCTTTGAGCCCAAGTACGATCCTCTCCTCGCGGCCGTGCGAGCGGCCACCAACGCTGGTATTCGCGAGGCCGGCATCGACGCCCGCGTTGGCGAGATCGGCGGCGTCATCCAGGAAGTCATGGAGAGCTACGAGGTCGAGATTGACGGCACGACCTACCCAGTCAAGAGTATCCGCAACCTGACGGGCCACACCATTCTGCCGTACAGCATCCACGGTACCAAGGCCGTGCCCATTGTCAAGAGCAACGACCAGACCAAGATGGAGGAAGGCGACGTGTTTGCCATTGAGACATTTGGCAGCACGGGCAACGGCTATGTCCGCGACGACGGCGAAGTTTCGCATTATGCAAAGGTTGGCGACGTGTCGCACGTCGACCTGCGATTGAGCTCGGCCAAGTCCCTGCTTAATGTGATTAACAAGAACTTTGGAACGCTGCCGTTCTGCCGACGATACCTCGACCGCCTTGGCCAGGAGAAGTATCTTCTCGGT CTCAACAGCCTGGTGCAGAACGACATTGTCGAGGCGTACCCGCCCTTGGTTGATAAGAAGGGCTCGTACACTGCTCAGTATGAGCAT ACTATCCTTATTCGACCCACCGTGAAGGAGGTCATCAGCCGCGGAGACGATTACTGA
- a CDS encoding uncharacterized protein (EggNog:ENOG41) gives MELQVQRLVDKVWKSYLNIPRDQRLLIGIGGIPGSGKTTLAQTITYKLNALANAYAPNAPPPTIFVPMDGFHLTRAELSAMPDPVTAHARRGAPYTFDAHKFHALVQSLRRPISPSETIYAPSFDHAVKDPKENDIAVLPTHRIVVIEGNYVALNKEVWRDAALLFDELWFVEVDFEVARKRLRERHVRAGIVQTIEEGDKRATENDLVNGKEIVDYSLQVHELVQSREDGSWVHE, from the exons ATGGAGCTCCAAGTACAGAGACTGGTAGACAAGGTGTGGAAGAGCTACTTAAATATACCTCGAGACCAGCGCCTGT TAATCGGAATCGGTGGCATCCCAGGCTCAG GCAAAACAACGCTGGCCCAAACCATCACCTACAAACTCAACGCCCTCGCCAACGCATATGCCCCAAATGCGCCTCCACCAACCATCTTCGTCCCCATGGACGGCTTCCACCTCACCCGTGCCGAGCTCTCCGCCATGCCGGATCCGGTAACTGCTCATGCTCGCCGCGGCGCCCCTTATACCTTTGACGCTCACAAGTTTCATGCCCTGGTGCAGTCGTTAAGAAGGCCCATTTCGCCTTCGGAAACCATCTATGCGCCGTCTTTTGACCATGCCGTTAAAGACCCCAAGGAGAATGACATTGCCGTGCTGCCGACTCATCGGATTGTCGTCATTGAGGGGAACTATGTGGCTCTGAACAAAGAAGTGTGGCGCGATGCCGCCTTGTTGTTCGATGAGCTGTGGTTTGTTGAGGTGGACTTCGAAGTGGCCAGGAAGAggttgagagagagacatgTCCGAGCAGGCATTGTCCAGACCATAGAAGAGGGTGATAAGAGAGCTACGGAGAATGACTTGGTTAATGGAAAAGAGATTGTAGACTACAGCTTACAAGTGCACGAGCTAGtacagagcagagaagacggAAGTTGGGTTCATGAATAA
- a CDS encoding uncharacterized protein (EggNog:ENOG41), with product MEAKLAALEDDGYFDLGTYHRPITTESPDAQRWFNRGLIWAYGFNTQEASSCFEKVTIADPSCAMGYWGLAYTRGPYYNKAWRLFDPEDLKTSLDATHTASRKALELVGNASPVEQALIHALVARFPQRTPTDDYSVWNRAYADAMGVAYKQFGDDLDVAALYIDALMNLTPWAMWDPYSGKPGPNSRAIEAEAAITRALKQPGANEHPGLLHLHIHLMEMSRTPEAAVPSGNRLRGLVPGCAHLNHMPSHLDILIGDYQASITANTVAVKDDRKYVEWAGGMSMYALYRGHNYHSLIYAAMLSGQSKIAIENCKHMEDALPAELLSIKSPPMADWLEAFVAVRPHVLIRFGRWDDIINLELPTDQSLYCVTTATIQYAKGVAFAATGKVDEALKQQILFKEAVARVPPSRMDFPNKCIDILAVGEAMLAGEIEYRRGNYELAFEHLRRSIYLDDHLNYSEPWAWMQPSRHAFAALLLEQGRVEEAAKAYAEDLGFDESLPRGHQHPNNIWALHGYHECLTLLGRTAEAKMLELPLKLATCLADITVQSSCFCRTVNQSESQNGVTACNNSSGCSS from the coding sequence ATGGAAGCCAAACTAGCTGCTCTAGAGGATGATGGTTACTTCGATCTTGGGACTTATCATCGCCCCATTACAACGGAAAGCCCCGACGCCCAGCGATGGTTTAACCGAGGTCTCATTTGGGCCTATGGCTTCAATACACAGGAGGCGTCAAGCTGTTTCGAGAAAGTTACTATTGCTGATCCCAGCTGTGCCATGGGGTATTGGGGGCTAGCATATACCCGCGGCCCCTACTACAACAAAGCGTGGCGGTTGTTTGATCCCGAGGATCTCAAGACGTCCCTGGACGCCACTCATACCGCGTCGCGAAAGGCATTGGAACTCGTAGGAAATGCCAGTCCAGTCGAACAGGCTCTCATCCATGCGCTCGTTGCCCGATTCCCGCAACGTACTCCGACAGATGACTACTCGGTATGGAATCGCGCATATGCTGATGCTATGGGAGTTGCATACAAGCAATTCGGCGATGATTTGGATGTCGCCGCCCTCTACATCGACGCACTGATGAACCTCACTCCGTGGGCCATGTGGGATCCGTACAGCGGCAAGCCAGGCCCCAATTCTCGTGCTATCGAGGCTGAAGCAGCCATTACGCGGGCATTGAAGCAACCAGGCGCCAACGAGCATCCAGGCTTGCTTCATTTACATATTCACCTCATGGAGATGTCACGCACCCCCGAAGCTGCCGTGCCCTCGGGAAATCGGCTTCGTGGCCTCGTACCTGGCTGCGCCCATTTAAACCACATGCCGTCGCATCTCGACATTCTTATTGGGGACTATCAAGCCTCGATTACCGCTAACACAGTCGCTGTCAAAGATGATCGAAAATATGTGGAATGGGCTGGTGGCATGAGCATGTATGCCCTCTATCGAGGTCATAACTATCACTCTTTAATATATGCTGCCATGTTATCTGGGCAGTCGAAAATCGCCATCGAGAACTGCAAACACATGGAAGATGCACTCCCTGCAGAGCTACTCTCCATCAAGTCTCCGCCCATGGCAGACTGGTTAGAAGCCTTTGTCGCTGTCCGACCTCATGTCCTGATCAGATTTGGCCGTTGGGACGACATCATCAACCTTGAGCTTCCCACAGATCAGTCTCTCTACTGTGTCACAACTGCTACAATCCAATACGCAAAAGGTGTTGCTTTCGCCGCTACAGGAAAAGTGGACGAGGCGTTGAAGCAGCAAATACTATTCAAAGAAGCTGTAGCCCGCGTGCCTCCTTCACGAATGGATTTCCCAAACAAATGCATCGACATCCTCGCCGTCGGTGAAGCAATGCTGGCCGGTGAGATTGAATACCGCCGCGGCAATTACGAGTTGGCATTTGAGCATTTGCGTCGCTCCATCTATTTAGACGACCATCTCAACTATAGCGAGCCATGGGCTTGGATGCAGCCATCCCGACACGCCTTCGCGGCTCTACTGCTGGAGCAAGGCCGCgtagaagaagctgccaaggCGTACGCAGAAGACCTCGGCTTCGACGAGTCTCTGCCGCGTGGCCACCAGCACCCAAATAACATCTGGGCGTTGCATGGCTACCATGAGTGTTTGACGTTGCTGGGACGAACAGCTGAGGCGAAGATGCTCGAGTTGCCGCTGAAACTGGCGACGTGTTTAGCCGATATCACTGTCCAGTCCTCCTGTTTCTGCCGGACAGTCAACCAAAGCGAATCTCAAAATGGCGTGACGGCGTGTAATAATAGCAGCGGCTGTTCGTCATGA
- a CDS encoding uncharacterized protein (EggNog:ENOG41), which yields MALPTTTRAWSIDAINKDSFDSLVLKENVSLPNLGDHDVLVKIEAVSLNYRDLVIPKGLYPFSMKLPVVPGSDSSAIVLATGPKVTRVAKGDRVCTLFNELHHTNPITAEAVASGLGGAVDGTLREYAVFGDHALVKAPSSLNAIEASTLTCAPLTAWNALYGLKPVKAGDWVLTQGTGGVSLSGIQFAAAAGATVVATTSTKEKAEELKKLGATHVINYRETTNWGEAARALTPGGVGFDHILEIGGPGSLEQSLKAIKLEGVITIIGFLAPSEKQPPLMDALSHVCVVRGVFVGSRQQFEEMNRAIDSAKIRPVVDSNIFSFDDIKKAYQYQWDQKHYGKVVIKVAN from the exons ATGGCTCTCCCAACTACTACCCGAGCATGGTCTATCGACGCGATCAACAAAGACAGCTTCGATAGCCTTGTTCTGAAGGAGAACGTTTCTCTTCCCAACCTTGGCGATCATGATGTCTTGGTTAAGATAGAAGCCGTGTCTCTCAACTACAGAGACTTGGTCATTCCCAAA GGACTTTACCCTTTCTCCATGAAACTTCCCGTCGTTCCTGGATCTGACAGCTCCGCCATCGTCCTTGCAACTGGCCCCAAGGTCACCAGAGTGGCCAAGGGAGACCGAGTTTGCACGCTGTTTAATGAACTCCACCACACCAACCCAATTACCGCCGAGGCCGTCGCAAGTGGTCTTGGCGGTGCAGTTGATGGTACTCTGCGCGAGTATGCCGTTTTTGGAGACCACGCTCTTGTCAaggctccatcttctctaaACGCGATTGAGGCTAGCACCCTTACCTGCGCTCCCCTTACCGCATGGAACGCCCTCTACGGACTCAAGCCTGTCAAGGCAGGCGACTGGGTCTTGACCCAGGGCACCGGCGGTGTCAGCCTTTCAGGTATCCAGttcgccgctgctgctggcgcaaCCGTTGTCGCCACTACATctacaaaggaaaaggccgaggagttgaagaagctgggagCCACCCACGTTATCAACTACAGAGAGACCACCAACTGGGGTGAGGCTGCCCGAGCTCTGACTCCCGGAGGCGTTGGATTTGATCACATTCTTGAGATCGGTGGCCCTGGAAGTCTTGAACAGTCTCTCAAAGCCATCAAGCTGGAGGGTGTCATCACTATCATCGGATTCCTTGCACCATCAGAGAAGCAGCCTCCTCTGATGGACGCTCTCAGCCACGTTTGCGTTGTCCGCGGCGTCTTTGTCGGCTCCAGGCAGCAGTTTGAGGAAATGAACCGGGCTATTGACTCTGCAAAGATTCGCCCTGTTGTTGACTCCAACATCTTCTCATTTGATGACATCAAGAAGGCGTACCAGTACCAGTGGGATCAAAAGCACTATGGAAAGGTTGTGATTAAGGTCGCAAactga
- a CDS encoding uncharacterized protein (EggNog:ENOG41): MAEVQIDDAAPAHPPQHTFTGILNDLDQQTPHKYDGAPHSHDETEGHDRHSDRASSHRWSKASSLDIDKSQPQDFDGELSTNNELPSPEVQKMIENYIVLDRHGKSKTFKSLYMGENKARRVLVIFIRHFFCGNCQEYLRTLSEAITPDSLLRLPISTFITVVGCGDPGLIDMYAKETGCQFPIYTDPTRSLFDALGMVKTLQMGTKPAYAKKSTSRGIFDSIVQGLKHVPKGLALKSGDHRQVGGEFLYEPFHVATPISTPTQEQPPKFGSLAKPETSQDNVEDERAEDKRITWCHRMKTTRDHVELPELMEVLGLDTATHKPVVKDEKDEKRWEEATRSRKGTGVTMAPEMKRLSLAARASVDQAHDQAPHEPVVLEDK; encoded by the exons ATGGCAGAGGTGCAGATCGACGATGCGGCCCCGGCCCACCCCCCGCAGCACACCTTTACGGGCATCCTCAACGACCTAGACCAGCAAACGCCACACAAGTACGACGGTGCTCCCCATAGCCATGACGAGACAGAAGGCCATGACAGGCATTCAGACAGGGCGTCATCGCACAGATGGTCCAAGGCCTCGTCGCTCGATATCGACAAGTCGCAGCCACAAGATTTCGATGGCGAGCTGTCGACGAACAATGAGCTGCCGTCTCCTGAAGTCCAGAAGATGATTGAGAATTACATTGTGCTGGACCGCCATGGCAAGTCGAAGACATTCAAGAGCCTATACATGGGCGAAAACAAAGCTAGACGGGTGCTCGTCATCTTTATTCGGCACTTCTTCTGCGGT AACTGCCAGGAATATCTCCGCACTCTATCTGAAGCCATCACCCCCGATTCACTCCTCCGACTGCCCATCAGCACCTTCATCACCGTTGTGGGATGCGGTGACCCCGGCCTGATCGACATGTATGCCAAAGAAACGGGCTGCCAGTTCCCCATATATACAGACCCGACCCGGTCATTGTTCGACGCACTGGGCATGGTGAAGACCCTCCAAATGGGCACCAAGCCCGCATATGCAAAGAAGAGCACGTCAAGGGGAATTTTCGACAGCATTGTCCAGGGCCTAAAGCACGTGCCAAAAGGCCTGGCTCTCAAGTCTGGCGATCACCGACAGGTGGGCGGCGAGTTTCTCTACGAGCCGTTCCATGTCGCGACGCCCATCTCAACGCCGACACAGGAGCAGCCGCCCAAGTTTGGATCACTTGCCAAGCCGGAAACCAGCCAAGACAACGTCGAAGACGAGCGGGCTGAAGACAAGAGGATTACCTGGTGCCACAGGATGAAGACCACTAGGGATCATGTAGAGTTACCTGAGTTGATGGAGGTGCTGGGCCTGGACACTGCAACCCATAAGCCCGTGGTTAAGGACGAAAAGGACGAAAAGAGATGGGAGGAGGCTACGCGGAGTAGAAAGGGCACGGGTGTGACGATGGCCCccgagatgaagaggctAAGCCTAGCTGCCCGTGCAAGCGTTGACCAGGCTCATGATCAGGCTCCTCATGAGCCGGTAGTGCTGGAGGACAAgtaa
- a CDS encoding uncharacterized protein (EggNog:ENOG41), with product MSDADENDLFNIQVSDSEDDKVEKKSRRTGQTEDEFQAVKNTYRAKVENGNIQQTITLPLEPGANKQHVQEVLHAAEELYFFRRYQDVVDLVSRVLAPEGDKGGLDEETKQILSMYQSRCRQKLKQND from the exons ATGTCCGACGCAGATGAGAACGACCTTTTCAACATCCAAGTCTCCGACTCCGAAGACGACAAGGTTGAGAAAAAGTCCAGACGCACCGGCCAAACAGAGGATGAGTTCCAGGCCGTAAAAAACACTTACCGCGCCAAGGTGGAGAATGGCAAT ATTCAGCAAACCATCACTCTTCCTTTAGAACCTGGTGCCAACAAACAGCATGTCCAAGAAGTTCTTCATGCAGCGGAGGAGCTCTATTTCTTCCGCCGCTATCAAGACGTCGTTGACCTCGTATCACGAGTCCTGGCCCCAGAAGGCGACAAGGGTGGCTTGGATGAGGAAACAAAACAGATTCTTTCCATGTATCAGTCAAGATGTAGACAAAAATTGAAACAAAATGATTGA
- a CDS encoding uncharacterized protein (EggNog:ENOG41), which produces MPLSGSCLCGEIAYSSSSEPKVTALCHCVDCQKWTGSAYTSNAVVTEDSFQVTKGEPKWYDTTGESGGKNRHFFCSNCGSSLYGKLDIMPGDIVIKAGSLDNGAANLNSSIGVEFYCKDRVGFVAQREEAKQLPRFI; this is translated from the exons ATGCCTCTTTCAGGAAGTTGCCTGTGTGGAGAGATCGCATACTCTAGCAGCA GTGAGCCGAAAGTGACGGCTCTCTGCCACTGCGTGGATTGTCAAAAG TGGACCGGCTCGGCATATACTTCAAACGCTGTGGTTACTGAGGATAGCTTTCAAGTCACGAAGG GCGAACCCAAGTGGTATGATACTACCGGGGAGTCTGGAGGAAAGAACAGGCACTTCTTTTGCTCCAACTGCGGTTCCAGCCTATATGGAAAGCTCGATATCATGCCTGGAGACATTGTTATCAAGGCTGGCTCATTGGATAACGGAGCCGCAAACCTGAACAGCAGCATTGGCGTCGAGTTCTACTGTAAAGACAGGGTAGGATTTGTCGCTCAGCGGGAGGAAGCCAAGCAATTGCCTCGATTTATTTAG